The following are from one region of the Pseudodesulfovibrio piezophilus C1TLV30 genome:
- a CDS encoding co-chaperone GroES, whose product MALKPLNDRVIVKRKEEEEKTAGGIYIPDSAKEKPQGGEVLAAGPECQTVKAGDTVLFAKYAGSEFSMDGEELIIMREDDILGVFA is encoded by the coding sequence ATGGCTTTGAAACCGTTGAACGACCGCGTCATCGTCAAGAGGAAGGAAGAAGAGGAAAAGACCGCCGGAGGCATCTACATCCCGGATTCCGCCAAGGAAAAACCGCAGGGTGGAGAAGTCTTGGCAGCCGGCCCCGAGTGCCAGACCGTCAAGGCCGGAGATACCGTCCTGTTTGCCAAATACGCAGGCAGCGAGTTCTCCATGGACGGAGAAGAGCTGATCATCATGCGTGAAGATGACATTCTGGGCGTGTTCGCTTAA
- a CDS encoding alpha,alpha-trehalose-phosphate synthase (UDP-forming) produces the protein MQPGQQRLVVVSNRLPAAIKRDGDGWTVKAGAGGLVTALAPVLKNRGGVWIGWAGNSDPEMDVDSLLEDFSSSAGYDLYTVPLTKKEVDGYYFGFSNEIIWPLFHDLQTRCRFHPMYWRMFLDVNFKFAELVARKTTSDDYIWIQDYHLMHQAFFLKSMGVKRNLGFFLHIPFPTPDIFMKLPWRWKVIQALTEFDLVGFQTMQDRKNFTECLRRLMPETRVVGRGAVVSVDMGNRQFRLGAFPISIDFNQFSELAEQPEVVEESFKIKEALRHRKIILGVDRLDYTKGIPERIRSIQTLLRRYPELIGRINFVQIAVPSREEVDEYKELRIEIEQLVGRVNGEFSFPGWVPVHYHYKSFPPEELVAYYSAADIALVTPLRDGMNLVAKEYCACNVNEDGVLVLSEFAGAAAQLQKDAYLVNPYDMEGIAKALNRAFHWDKEERRGHMANLRDNIRKNNIYWWVDSFLNAGIAKSLGDFPEVDTLQFERG, from the coding sequence ATGCAACCCGGACAGCAGCGGTTGGTGGTGGTTTCAAACCGGCTTCCCGCCGCAATCAAAAGGGATGGTGACGGCTGGACAGTCAAGGCAGGGGCCGGAGGGCTCGTCACGGCACTGGCTCCGGTTCTCAAGAACAGGGGAGGGGTCTGGATAGGTTGGGCAGGGAATTCGGACCCGGAAATGGATGTTGATTCGCTGTTGGAAGATTTTTCTTCGAGTGCCGGTTATGACCTGTACACCGTGCCCCTGACAAAAAAGGAAGTGGATGGGTATTACTTTGGTTTTTCCAACGAGATCATCTGGCCCCTGTTTCATGATCTTCAGACTCGGTGCCGATTTCACCCGATGTATTGGCGGATGTTTTTGGATGTGAATTTCAAGTTTGCCGAATTGGTGGCGCGTAAAACGACCTCTGATGATTATATATGGATTCAGGACTATCATCTCATGCATCAGGCTTTTTTCCTGAAATCCATGGGGGTCAAAAGGAATCTGGGTTTTTTCCTGCATATTCCGTTTCCCACTCCGGATATCTTTATGAAGTTGCCGTGGCGGTGGAAGGTTATTCAGGCTCTGACAGAATTCGATCTGGTAGGGTTTCAAACCATGCAGGACAGAAAAAATTTCACTGAATGCCTGCGGCGTCTTATGCCTGAGACACGTGTTGTCGGTCGTGGAGCCGTGGTTTCAGTAGATATGGGGAATCGACAATTTCGTTTGGGGGCTTTCCCTATATCGATAGATTTCAATCAGTTTTCAGAGCTGGCGGAACAGCCGGAAGTCGTCGAAGAATCTTTCAAGATCAAGGAGGCTTTGCGGCATCGCAAGATAATTCTCGGTGTTGACCGTCTTGATTATACCAAAGGCATTCCTGAGCGTATCCGTTCCATCCAGACATTGCTTCGCCGTTATCCCGAGTTGATAGGACGGATCAATTTTGTCCAGATAGCCGTACCCAGTCGCGAGGAAGTGGATGAATACAAGGAACTCCGCATTGAAATCGAACAACTGGTGGGGCGAGTCAACGGGGAATTCTCTTTTCCCGGTTGGGTGCCGGTACACTATCATTACAAGAGTTTTCCCCCGGAAGAGCTTGTCGCTTATTACAGTGCGGCGGATATAGCGCTGGTCACTCCCTTGCGTGATGGAATGAATCTGGTCGCCAAGGAGTATTGCGCCTGCAATGTCAATGAAGATGGTGTTCTTGTCCTGAGTGAATTTGCCGGGGCTGCCGCACAGCTCCAGAAAGACGCCTATCTGGTCAACCCGTATGATATGGAAGGTATTGCCAAGGCTCTTAATCGGGCTTTTCACTGGGACAAGGAAGAACGGCGCGGGCATATGGCCAATCTGCGGGATAATATTCGCAAGAACAATATCTACTGGTGGGTTGATTCCTTTCTGAATGCGGGGATAGCCAAGTCTTTGGGTGATTTTCCGGAAGTGGACACCCTTCAGTTTGAGCGCGGGTAA